A genomic stretch from Lathyrus oleraceus cultivar Zhongwan6 chromosome 2, CAAS_Psat_ZW6_1.0, whole genome shotgun sequence includes:
- the LOC127118625 gene encoding DEAD-box ATP-dependent RNA helicase 15 yields MRNLDYIFSVSAHAVASASLDILASLEGLLDQRSSEAWSYRRLPTPTAILPVTIDSEEEDEKVPDSAGAKVNGESGKKGYVGIHSSGFRDFLLKPELLRAIVDSGFEHPSEVQHECIPQAIWGMGVLCQAKSGMGKTVVFVLSTLQQIDPIPGQVSALILCHTRELAYQICHKSERFSTYLTDLKVVVFYVGVNIKVHKDLLKNECPQIVVGTPGRILALSRDKDLSLKNVKHFILDECDKMLESLDMRKDVQDIFKLTPHDKQVMMFSATLSKEIRPVCKKFMQDPMEIYVDDEAKLTLHGLVQHYIKLKEEEKKPEVE; encoded by the coding sequence ATGCGCAATCTTGATTATATATTTTCAGTTTCAGCACATGCTGTAGCAAGTGCCTCACTAGATATTTTGGCGAGCCTCGAAGGGTTGTTAGACCAGAGATCATCCGAGGCATGGAGTTACCGTCGACTCCCTACTCCAACTGCTATACTCCCCGTCACCATTGACAGTGAAGAGGAAGATGAAAAAGTTCCTGATTCCGCTGGAGCAAAAGTTAACGGTGAATCCGGAAAGAAGGGCTATGTTGGGATCCACAGTTCAGGATTCAGAGACTTTCTTCTAAAGCCAGAGCTTCTACGGGCTATTGTGGATTCAGGATTTGAGCATCCTTCTGAAGTACAACATGAATGCATACCTCAAGCAATCTGGGGAATGGGTGTTTTATGCCAAGCAAAATCTGGAATGGGAAAAactgttgtttttgttttatcAACTTTGCAGCAGATTGATCCTATTCCAGGCCAAGTTTCTGCTCTTATTCTGTGTCATACAAGGGAATTAGCTTACCAGATATGCCATAAGTCTGAAAGGTTCAGCACCTACTTGACTGATCTCAAGGTTGTTGTCTTCTATGTTGGTGTCAACATTAAAGTTCACAAGGATCTGTTGAAAAATGAATGTCCCCAAATTGTTGTTGGTACACCTGGAAGAATACTAGCATTGTCCAGGGATAAGGACCTTTCTTTGAAGAATGTCAAGCATTTCATTTTAGATGAATGTGATAAGATGCTGGAATCACTTGACATGAGGAAAGACGTGCAAGACATTTTCAAGTTGACTCCCCACGATAAGCAAGTTATGATGTTTTCTGCAACGCTTAGCAAGGAAATCCGCCCGGTCTGCAAAAAATTTATGCAAGATCCCATGGAAATTTATGTTGACGACGAAGCAAAATTGACCCTTCATGGTCTTGTTCAGCACTACATCAAATTGAAGGAGGAGGAGAAAAAACCGGAagttgaatga